In Quercus lobata isolate SW786 chromosome 12, ValleyOak3.0 Primary Assembly, whole genome shotgun sequence, a genomic segment contains:
- the LOC115970327 gene encoding uncharacterized protein LOC115970327, producing the protein MDLGYRGPKFTWFRRNGEEAGIFERLDRGVANPAWINTFHEGYIQHLTTASSDHRPIILRTKNRDKGRNRPLTSEGCEDAVRNSWDKEERDGDMENLLERIQLCSWNLGEWSKRDFGEITNLLQEKKKKLHKLGEEPRTEDIVQQEADLRREVNVLLIKEEKMWHQRSRINWLQSGDQNTKFFHTHASRRKRGNWIQGIEDNDGVWHEDIDKIEDVAAQYFTNLFTSMRPQLDE; encoded by the coding sequence ATGGACTTGGGATACAGAGGTCCAAAATTTACTTGGTTCAGAAGGAATGGCGAAGAAGCGGGCATATTTGAAAGACTTGATCGTGGGGTTGCAAACCCGGCGTGGATAAATACCTTTCATGAAGGGTATATACAGCATTTAACAACAGCTTCCTCGGATCATAGGCCAATtattttgagaacaaaaaatagagacaaaGGGAGGAACCGTCCATTGACATCAGAAGGGTGCGAAGATGCTGTTAGAAATTCATGGGATAAGGAGGAAAGAGATGGAGATATGGAAAACCTCCTTGAGCGTATTCAGTTATGTTCTTGGAATTTAGGAGAATGGAGCAAAAGAGACTTTGGAGAGATTACCAATCttctacaggaaaagaaaaaaaagttgcatAAGCTTGGAGAGGAACCCAGAACTGAGGACATTGTCCAACAAGAAGCTGACTTGAGAAGAGAAGTAAATGTGCTCttgataaaagaagaaaagatgtgGCATCAGAGATCTAGAATTAATTGGCTACAAAGCGGGGATCAAAATACTAAATTCTTCCACACTCACGCTTCTAGGAGAAAGAGGGGCAATTGGATTCAAGGAATTGAAGATAATGATGGAGTTTGGCATGAAGATATAGATAAAATTGAGGATGTGGCTGCACAATATTTCACAAACCTTTTCACATCAATGAGACCTCAGCTAGATGAATAG
- the LOC115969989 gene encoding protein LURP-one-related 4-like: MAKVYPQVPTCSPHITSEREIFTIWMKSLVCHTNGCTVFNTNGDIVYRVENYDKKGSNEVHLMDLRGKVLSTIRGKKLLAFRGWNGYRCSSSNIKEEKLWFQVKKYYGMLMGDLACKVTVGYDKYWIVRRTGKAAFRVVNINGDIIAEAKPKQSSSGVQLGDDVLTLLVEPHTDHSLIMALVIVYGLICRKM; the protein is encoded by the exons ATGGCTAAAGTGTATCCTCAAGTACCCACTTGTTCTCCCCACATAACATCAGAAAGAGAAATATTTACAATATGGATGAAATCTCTTGTGTGTCATACAAATGGTTGCACTGTCTTCAATACAAATGGTGATATTGTTTATCGTGTTGAAAACTATGACAAGAAAGGTAGCAATGAAGTTCATCTCATGGATCTCAGAGGCAAAGTACTTTCAACCATTCGTGGAAAG AAATTACTAGCTTTCAGAGGTTGGAATGGATATAGATGCAGTAGTTCTAATATAAAAGAAGAGAAGCTATGGTTTCAAGTTAAGAAATACTACGGAATGCTTATGGGAGACTTAGCTTGTAAAGTTACTGTGGGCTATGATAAGTACTGGATAGTTAGAAGGACTGGCAAAGCAGCATTTAGAGTAGTAAATATTAATGGAGATATAATTGCAGAG GCAAAACCAAAGCAATCATCTTCAGGGGTACAGCTGGGAGATGATGTTCTAACTTTGTTGGTAGAGCCCCATACAGATCATTCCCTTATCATGGCTTTGGTGATTGTCTATGGACTGATTTGCCGTAAAATGTAA
- the LOC115970328 gene encoding uncharacterized protein LOC115970328 codes for MLSQAGKEILVKAVAQAIPTYVMSCFRLPSSLCKELEIMIRKFWWGGDDRRHKIHWVNWERLCKPKFGGGMGFRNIKKFNEALLAKQFWRLLNNNSTLAYKVFQHRFFKDGNILNLNDRAKGSYAWNSTKGVKHLIEMGNKWRIGRGNKVKIWGDPWLPNSYTHKVQSPVSHLPHDAKVEELIDWENMRWRNDLIDQIF; via the coding sequence ATGCTATCACAGGCTGGCAAGGAAATTCTAGTTAAGGCAGTCGCACAAGCAATCCCCACGTATGTGATGAGCTGTTTCCGGCTTCCCAGCTCTCTTTGCAAGGAACTAGAGATCATGATaaggaagttttggtggggtggTGATGATAGGAGGCACAAGATCCATTGGGTAAATTGGGAGAGACTTTGTAAACCCAAATTTGGAGGCGGTATGGGATTTAGAAACATCAAGAAGTTTAATGAAGCTCTCCTAGCAAAGCAATTTTGGAGACTATTAAACAACAACAGTACTTTGGCCTACAAAGTATTCCAACACCGCTTCTTTAAGGATGGGAATATTCTCAATCTAAATGACCGAGCTAAGGGGTCATATGCTTGGAATAGTACAAAGGGTGTTAAACATTTAATAGAGATGGGCAATAAGTGGCGGATTGGGAGAGGtaataaagtgaaaatttggGGAGACCCATGGCTGCCAAACTCATATACACACAAGGTCCAATCCCCAGTTAGTCATTTACCTCATGATGCTAAGGTTGAAGAGCTCATTGATTGGGAAAACATGAGATGGAGAAATGATCTAATTGACCAAATTTTCTAG